One genomic window of Pyrobaculum sp. 3827-6 includes the following:
- the nucS gene encoding endonuclease NucS: MASAPKPEEAARLINSGKRRGVVVVVGVCEVSYTGRAAAALGPGRRLLILKRDGTLLLHEAEKAQPKIWNPPGSSTAAYVEGGVLVVKSVRSRPFETVRVVFRQVDFAAAFDVGTSELALVGTESDVVEALVRNPSIIEEGLEVVGVEVPTDVGHIDILARDRSGRYVIIEVKRDVATHDAVFQLARYVELYRRKGHEVRGVLVASDISSTALEYLKRYDLVFVKVNPRELTVSTNKNTLSSK, translated from the coding sequence GTGGCGAGCGCTCCTAAGCCGGAGGAGGCCGCCCGCCTCATAAACTCTGGGAAGAGGCGGGGTGTCGTGGTTGTGGTGGGGGTTTGCGAGGTGTCGTACACGGGGAGGGCCGCGGCGGCGCTGGGGCCTGGGCGCCGCCTCCTAATTTTAAAGAGAGACGGGACTTTGTTGTTGCACGAGGCTGAGAAGGCCCAGCCGAAGATTTGGAACCCGCCTGGTAGCTCCACGGCGGCCTACGTGGAGGGAGGCGTGCTCGTGGTGAAGAGCGTCAGGTCTAGGCCTTTTGAGACTGTGCGGGTGGTGTTTCGCCAGGTGGATTTCGCGGCGGCGTTCGACGTGGGGACGTCGGAGCTCGCCCTCGTCGGAACTGAAAGCGACGTGGTGGAGGCCCTGGTGAGGAACCCCTCAATAATTGAGGAGGGGCTGGAGGTGGTGGGGGTCGAGGTGCCGACGGACGTCGGCCACATAGATATCCTAGCCCGGGACAGAAGCGGCAGGTATGTAATTATCGAGGTGAAGAGGGACGTAGCTACGCATGACGCGGTTTTCCAATTGGCGAGGTATGTAGAGCTCTACAGGAGGAAGGGCCACGAGGTGAGGGGGGTTTTAGTGGCCAGCGACATCTCCTCCACAGCGCTTGAATATTTAAAAAGATATGACTTGGTATTTGTAAAGGTCAATCCGAGAGAGTTGACAGTATCAACAAATAAAAATACACTAAGTTCCAAGTAA
- the rnhA gene encoding ribonuclease HI, which translates to MNCLKIFFDGACEPVNPGGVGAYGFAVFDGEREVYGEGGVVCVGERWCTNNYAEYSALVKALEWALSNGVECVAVYGDSQLVVRQVVGEYAVRAPHLKPLYERALELAGRFRRFSITWVPRGENSRADYYSKRAYCDYLKARPELRERYSRWLATERQLAALRRLGVEADVCLTRAEASRLIRRLGGG; encoded by the coding sequence GTGAATTGCCTCAAAATATTTTTCGACGGGGCCTGCGAGCCCGTCAACCCGGGGGGCGTCGGGGCATATGGCTTCGCCGTGTTTGACGGCGAAAGGGAGGTGTATGGAGAGGGGGGTGTGGTGTGCGTCGGGGAGCGGTGGTGTACTAACAACTACGCGGAGTATTCCGCGTTGGTGAAGGCGCTTGAGTGGGCTCTGTCAAACGGCGTGGAGTGCGTGGCTGTCTACGGCGACAGCCAGCTGGTGGTGAGGCAGGTCGTGGGTGAGTACGCGGTTAGGGCTCCCCACCTAAAGCCGCTGTACGAGAGGGCGCTGGAGCTGGCGGGCCGCTTCAGGAGGTTTTCCATTACCTGGGTGCCCCGGGGGGAGAACAGCCGCGCCGACTACTACTCGAAGAGGGCTTACTGCGACTACTTGAAGGCGAGGCCGGAGCTCCGGGAGAGGTACAGCCGGTGGCTCGCCACCGAGAGGCAACTGGCCGCGCTTAGGCGGCTCGGCGTAGAAGCCGACGTGTGCCTCACGAGAGCCGAGGCGTCGAGGTTGATAAGACGTCTGGGGGGTGGCTAG
- a CDS encoding winged helix-turn-helix domain-containing protein, with protein MGNVDVDIVVRLLSLLLERPMRKTELWRLSKLNYYSFEKYLQLLKEKGLVAERDGFYHLTEKGTRETLAILEWLRRVLYF; from the coding sequence ATGGGTAACGTCGATGTTGACATAGTCGTCAGGTTACTATCACTCCTCCTAGAGAGGCCCATGAGGAAAACCGAGCTGTGGAGACTCAGCAAGCTGAATTACTACAGCTTCGAGAAATACCTCCAGCTGTTAAAAGAGAAGGGACTCGTAGCTGAGAGAGACGGATTTTACCACCTAACTGAGAAGGGGACGAGGGAGACTTTGGCGATTTTAGAGTGGTTACGTAGAGTCCTTTACTTCTGA
- a CDS encoding glycoside hydrolase produces the protein MNRHFLMLQVVLFAAVAAAQNVVFVWHLHQPPYYIPESSVPTDTGKGVAEAPWVRLWTAKAYYPMLLLVEETGVKVTFDVTPTLLEQIEMYASGRLIDRYLQLSLKSAEELTEEEKAFIANRFFDISWEVQIPKFPRYQCLLQKRNSGLQFDTADYRDLQVLFNLAWINEKLLVEDPELRPIYEKARNSNCDTHFTDLEKAVVLTKHLKYPKLFLDKLAKLYRGGWIDVVMTPYYYPIAPLVENTSNALLTDPGIITLPRPFAHPEDVAAQIQLSRHKFKMFFKSELLGVWPPELAVDDLFLKILAQNSIRYTIADQAALQRYLGREAEPRELHTPWVRHGVLIFFRDRELSDWIGFRGSELSRQFGEDYAAGQFLQILSSRAGGGYIVIALDGENPWEWYPHDGYIFLTKIYNAVKDRASTLREAAGRAAPLPMNSPLPPSSWAGGSLSVWIGEWEENLAWRILEEARQAAQNKAWAQLLYPAEAGDWFWWYGRDRESPVENVFDYLFRYVIKKFYSKTGLPYSYTWPLDEPIHYRSQVTVDWAGAPFSRLIFSEVENVTVTVEVYSQTAGTASPGRAGGIRAVAHWGPVDVWGGAWRDLFFAPMAYAGDVGNNDVYALQLRLPPGKYEFTFIAQGSNEVYATALGKNYRVEVVPRTGGYVCGVELSRVEVYDSGGNLIAIYTGNATAYVGDVIKAYYRICRSGGVYVAASMALLRDVGAPWDEVYVYAEPAGGDLYVAEFRLNYSGVFVLKAKAMGSNVSYSPPTYIKALGGPGPRFVDGNPSDWIGQPPQQTPGAAASMYELIVTDPEGDQYRYYRPDWSWPPTDDLDAVELRLYIDGNNLYGLVKLRQLGNIYAPYVMVAIGLPGSGFSEWLPDWSDTRLAFKWDYVIGINYGKGTPLFLFDHSWDPKPAGQIARSGNVIEFAIPLDQLPLLKDANEIYITAAVFANSYGGIWDPGKNNAYDPARGIYINEDIYASNIYDVFGQAPTWEEVYGGWNGGDYTVNFYITAHLQNGRIVALS, from the coding sequence ATGAACAGACATTTTTTAATGCTACAAGTAGTTCTGTTTGCCGCAGTTGCCGCGGCTCAAAACGTCGTGTTTGTGTGGCATCTACACCAGCCCCCCTATTACATACCAGAAAGCTCCGTCCCTACAGACACCGGCAAGGGAGTGGCAGAGGCTCCCTGGGTAAGGCTGTGGACTGCGAAGGCGTACTACCCCATGTTGTTGCTGGTGGAGGAAACTGGGGTAAAAGTAACTTTTGACGTGACGCCTACCCTGCTCGAGCAGATTGAGATGTACGCCTCAGGTAGGCTGATTGATAGGTATCTACAACTCTCTCTCAAAAGCGCCGAGGAGTTAACAGAAGAAGAAAAGGCGTTTATAGCCAACAGATTTTTCGACATAAGCTGGGAGGTTCAGATCCCGAAGTTTCCGCGGTATCAATGTCTACTCCAGAAGAGAAACAGCGGTCTGCAGTTCGACACGGCGGACTACCGCGACTTACAGGTATTATTCAACCTGGCGTGGATTAACGAGAAGTTACTCGTCGAAGACCCGGAGCTGAGGCCTATATACGAAAAGGCTAGAAACAGCAACTGCGATACCCACTTCACAGATCTAGAGAAGGCGGTGGTCTTGACAAAGCACCTAAAGTACCCCAAGCTGTTTCTAGACAAGCTAGCGAAGCTGTATAGAGGCGGGTGGATAGACGTAGTCATGACGCCGTACTACTACCCCATAGCTCCACTTGTTGAAAACACCAGCAACGCCCTACTCACAGACCCCGGCATAATAACCCTGCCGCGGCCCTTCGCACATCCTGAAGACGTCGCCGCACAGATCCAGCTCTCTAGACACAAATTCAAAATGTTCTTCAAGTCGGAGCTCCTGGGCGTGTGGCCCCCAGAGCTGGCAGTCGACGACCTCTTTCTAAAAATACTGGCTCAAAACTCTATTAGGTACACCATAGCCGATCAGGCGGCTCTGCAACGCTACCTGGGTAGGGAGGCGGAGCCTAGGGAGCTCCACACGCCGTGGGTCAGGCACGGGGTCTTAATCTTCTTCAGAGATAGAGAGCTGTCGGACTGGATAGGCTTCAGAGGCTCGGAGCTGTCACGGCAATTCGGCGAGGACTACGCCGCGGGGCAGTTCCTACAGATCTTAAGCAGTAGAGCCGGCGGCGGATACATCGTAATCGCCCTCGACGGCGAAAACCCGTGGGAGTGGTACCCCCACGACGGCTACATCTTCCTCACCAAGATATACAACGCGGTTAAGGACCGCGCCTCGACTCTAAGGGAGGCAGCCGGGAGAGCCGCGCCGCTACCCATGAACTCGCCGTTGCCCCCCTCCAGCTGGGCCGGGGGGAGCCTCTCCGTGTGGATAGGGGAGTGGGAGGAGAACCTGGCATGGAGGATACTAGAAGAGGCGAGGCAAGCCGCCCAGAACAAGGCCTGGGCGCAGTTGCTATACCCGGCGGAGGCAGGCGACTGGTTCTGGTGGTACGGACGGGATAGGGAATCACCCGTGGAGAACGTCTTCGACTACCTATTCCGCTACGTTATTAAGAAGTTCTACAGCAAGACAGGTCTGCCCTACAGCTACACGTGGCCTCTCGACGAGCCTATTCACTACAGAAGCCAAGTCACAGTTGACTGGGCTGGGGCTCCCTTCAGCAGACTGATATTCAGCGAAGTGGAAAACGTGACGGTCACCGTCGAGGTGTATTCACAAACCGCCGGCACCGCCAGCCCCGGCAGAGCCGGGGGCATTAGGGCGGTGGCGCACTGGGGCCCGGTGGATGTGTGGGGCGGGGCGTGGAGGGACTTGTTCTTCGCCCCCATGGCGTACGCCGGGGACGTGGGGAACAACGACGTATATGCGCTACAGCTGAGGCTCCCACCTGGTAAGTACGAGTTCACCTTCATAGCCCAGGGCTCCAACGAGGTCTACGCGACGGCGCTTGGGAAGAACTACAGAGTGGAGGTGGTGCCCAGAACCGGCGGCTACGTCTGCGGCGTCGAGCTGAGCCGCGTGGAGGTATACGACTCGGGGGGCAACCTAATCGCTATCTATACCGGAAACGCCACGGCGTACGTCGGCGACGTAATTAAGGCCTACTACAGGATATGCAGAAGCGGCGGCGTCTACGTAGCCGCGTCCATGGCCCTCCTGAGAGACGTAGGGGCGCCGTGGGATGAGGTGTACGTATACGCGGAGCCCGCCGGCGGAGACCTCTACGTGGCCGAGTTTAGGCTCAACTACAGCGGCGTGTTTGTACTAAAGGCCAAGGCCATGGGCAGCAACGTGTCCTACTCGCCGCCGACCTACATCAAGGCACTCGGCGGCCCAGGCCCAAGATTCGTAGACGGAAACCCCAGCGACTGGATCGGCCAACCGCCTCAGCAGACACCCGGAGCCGCCGCCAGTATGTATGAGCTAATAGTCACAGACCCCGAGGGCGATCAGTACAGGTATTACCGCCCAGATTGGAGCTGGCCCCCCACAGACGACTTAGATGCAGTGGAGCTCAGACTCTACATAGATGGAAACAACCTCTACGGGCTGGTAAAGCTGAGGCAACTCGGCAACATCTACGCGCCGTACGTCATGGTGGCGATCGGACTCCCAGGAAGCGGGTTCAGCGAGTGGCTACCCGACTGGAGCGATACGAGGCTCGCCTTTAAGTGGGACTACGTAATAGGCATAAACTATGGAAAAGGCACTCCACTCTTCCTATTCGACCACTCCTGGGATCCAAAACCGGCGGGGCAAATAGCCAGATCTGGAAACGTCATAGAATTCGCCATACCGCTAGACCAGCTACCACTACTAAAAGACGCAAATGAGATCTACATAACGGCGGCGGTGTTTGCAAACAGCTACGGAGGCATATGGGACCCCGGCAAAAACAACGCATACGACCCAGCAAGAGGCATATACATAAACGAAGACATCTACGCATCCAACATATACGACGTATTCGGACAGGCGCCGACATGGGAAGAAGTCTACGGAGGCTGGAACGGCGGCGACTACACAGTCAACTTCTACATCACAGCACATCTACAAAACGGCAGAATAGTCGCACTCTCCTAA